Proteins encoded by one window of Dokdonella sp.:
- a CDS encoding oxidative damage protection protein has protein sequence MRTVHCVKLDREAEGLAFAPWPGELGRRIYEQVSKEAWAGWLAHQTMLINEHRLNPLEKKTRDFLAGEMEKYFFGEGAEKPAGYVPPA, from the coding sequence ATGCGCACCGTGCACTGCGTGAAACTCGACCGTGAAGCCGAAGGCCTTGCCTTCGCACCCTGGCCCGGCGAACTCGGCCGACGCATCTACGAACAGGTGTCGAAAGAGGCCTGGGCCGGCTGGCTCGCCCACCAGACCATGCTCATCAACGAGCATCGCCTGAACCCGCTCGAAAAGAAGACCCGCGACTTCCTCGCCGGCGAGATGGAGAAGTATTTCTTCGGCGAAGGCGCCGAGAAACCGGCCGGCTACGTGCCACCGGCCTGA